CATAAGCTTATAGCAACTCCCCCTATTGGTAACGGTTTTTAAACCGTTGCTATAGGCCTATTACAACGGTTACTTGGTTTATGGTAACGATTTATTGCGGttgctataagcctattttgtagtagtggaattatatcttgagtgacttctaagccatcgatctcaagacggatctgaacgtgtcggtgaaccaagtagaggaacgacatatggagttcttgttcgtgtttgtGATATGTTGAATCTAgagaaaacacgctacaaacgtacgtctgcttgatctgtactttatacatgattcctggctttggggttattccaCTATGTTAATATGTacgtatttaactgtaaacccctaaAATGTCATCATTCcactaatatttaataattatacTAGTATAGGACCCATGCCATACATGGTAATCCAAAATTATTGACTTGGTATacgtattttttaaaatataattcgtatCCATCTACTTTTCCATACTACTAATGTTCCACTTTTCAATACTCTGTATAACTACAGTGGAAGAAAGTATCAATATACTAAATAGCTCACTAAAAAATCAATAGCGGCTATATTATTAGCAAAATAAGTAGACACAAATTATTTATGTAATAAGTTCGGTAGGTACCAAATTCCAAAATCTAGCTCATGAGACAATAATGTCTACTTTTCTAATAGCTTTTaataaagataaaaaaaaaaatgagaagaAATTAACAATGAATACGTTAAACTAAGAAATATTACATATCAGCTTTAAGATCCAAACTTttgattataaaaaaaacaaaaaaaaacttgaCATGTTACTTTATAATAGTTGTTCAAAAAATGTCTCACCGTCTTTAATTCAACCGTGCTGGTAAGTCCTGGAATCATACCATCCCTATCAACGTAATTAATGAATGAGTTGTGCCTCTACTTTTATCTGATTAGCTTTTCAGTAATGGAGTATTGGATTTGTATTGGTGGGGGGTATGAAGCCTTGTTTCGAACTATTTTATGCCATTCATCTTCTACCTCTCATTCATTCTATTCCTTCTGAACCTAAGCACGGGAAATAAAATCTACTTTAACCTCTCTTTAAAATCATTTATCTCCGCAATATCAGTATTTACATGGAGTCTAGTCACAAATAACGAACTTGATATTACAACACCTTAAAATGCGTGAGAAAGATACATGTATAAGAAGGCAAAACCAAATCAATATATTAAATGACAATTGAGTTGTTCATTCAACTCAAACAATATGTACCATGAAAAGCCTCGATTTTTGCAGACTGGATGACAATAAAAACTTGAAATTTTGGATGATCAGATAAATATTCTATCAGTTAATCAACATATTGATTCAACAAAGTGCAACTCAATAAATTTTTCCCAAAGTTGACAACACGACAAAGTTAGTTTCTTATAATtgtattttccttaaaaaaaaattggaaatgCACTTACTGCAAATCCTCTAGTTGAATATTGAGCATTTTATGTGGGTTACAAACTCTAATAAATTGATCAATTGATAATATTCCAGAAAGATACCCAATACAATCTGTTTTAACAAAAAAACCAATAATAAtagtaaataatatatctaaaataaatttaattcttCAAAAATAAGTTGATTATTTATACCAACTAATACTTGTCTAGATCTTTTAATGCTTCATAAGACTTTAAATCAAAAACATGTATAGGAATATTGGTCGATCCAACCACTTCTACTATTGGACTTAACATTTGGAAGTTAACTAGCTCTTAAGCCTGTTCCAAGAACGGGCAATTAGTGGTTGTTAAATTGTCTtttgaaattcaatttttttggaGGGATAGCTTGTATTTGAGTaggaatatatgatttaaaagAGGTGAGAAATTTGAAGGTTAAAAGAATATactttatgaaattaaatttaattaaatgatgaaattaatattaagtaTTAAAGAAAGAGATGAAGTGGAAAAGATTGAATACTGATATatgaattaaaatggtaaatcgATGTTGAATGGAGAATATGAAGGGGAAAAGGTGCTAGAGTCGTAAAATATAAGAaacaattggaaaaaaaatgatgaattaaaaaAGGAGATGTCACATGTCAAAAAATGATGCATGAAAAAAGGGGATGCCACATGTCATCTATAGATTTATGGTtttgctttttaaatactaggtatagattttgTATGGATGCGTCGTGGGTTTAAGTCTCCAGCATTCTTTCCAACATTCAAATTTGAAATATTGTATGCTTCTCCTTGAGTGAAAACATCCTTCAAATCTCGCAATAAAAGCCCTTTTTATAGAATCTTGAATCTTGCCTCCCTAATATAcaataaaagtaaaataaaaaatacatttgTAACATACTGTTTCACGAATATTAACATTGAATATAGCACAATATGAATGATTGAAACCTTTGTATCTGGTAAAACCATTTCAATAGTAAACGTTTCACTCGGATTATTGGAGGCAGGAACTGTCCATAGTCGGATAACCTTTGCTTGTATCATTATGTTTTCTATGGAAGGATTAATATTGTGAGACTAAAAATTTGTGCCATTTTTTTCTAACAAATAACGCTTAGGTTACTTGTTGTGTGATATTATTGTTGGATGAGCAAGGAGTATATAACATGTTGTTTATGGCCGGTTGAATTAGGTGTaatcctaattctttgtgattACTGGATTCTTGGCAAACATACTATATTCTAGGTAATCTATCTAAATTAtacctattttttatttttatttttatttttatttttttgtgcaTAATCATTTTCCTTGATATTGATGttatcttttttatgtttttcctattttgcaGGGAACTTAGGAATATTTCTGTTTTGtacaatcttttttttttctcgtgACCTATCTTTTAGGgaattcaactttttttttgtacattattttttgttttcgtTACCTATAATCTTGAAAATTCGATTTTGTACGTTATTTTTTTAGTACATACCTAGTTTTATGATAAGTATGTACGTTATCTTTTTAATAGATACCTAGTTTTATTCATTTTGTAAATATATGGGCTGATGGTTAACtataactagattagatcccgtgcacgcacggattttgatatatttttcaaaaaatatttaactgaatatctcccaagatactgcatagttataacatttttaacatactcgtttaaatttattcatctaatatgcatatttaaaatctAATATaacaatttgaccaaaatattgagtgatatattttccattattaaaacgatttgactaaaatattacaaatttagaataattattagtATGTCGTATCCattatttccataatttataaactaaaatttgtttccataaataaatagttataaaaaaaggtggagaataaaaataaaataaaacagatactcATTTTTTggaaagtggtttttggcgggaaaaaatcgcacaagaaattgacacgtgtcattcctggtgtctcttttagtatatagtaatagatctTGGAATATCAAATTTGAGCACAGTTACTCATAGTTATCTCACCAATCTTtaattcaattttttatttcctAAATTTTAGATACTCCAGCTATACATTAACGGCGGACATATTTCAgggtaaattttttttattttgctttaaTTTTTCCATATAGGCTGATGGTTACCTATAATCTTGGAATATCAAATTTGAGCATGGTTACACATACTTATCTCACCAATCTTtaattcaattttttatttcctAAATTTTAGATACTTCAGCTATACATAAACGATGGACATATTTcatggtaaaaaaaaattattttaatttttaatttttccatATGGGCGGATGGTTACCTATAATCTTGGAATATCAAATTTGAGCATTGTTGCACATACTTATCTCAACAATCTTTATTTTTTCCCCTAAATTTTAGACCGAAACTTTTGATGCTTTTACACCAGAATATTATACACTAgaatttttattttgctttttattttttctattctatttaaatgagtatacttttaaaatctcaattttaaaaatatgataaattaaaaaggaaaatttcaTGACGCATCaggagatgacacgtgtcattcctggtgtgtctttcagtatatagtaatagatagatagattagtgttaaaattcaatcaaattgaGTTCTTCACCCCtcaaatttatttaatatttattaatatatGTAATACTTCgtacattatttattattttattcaacTCAACATAGGGTCTTAAGTTGTGTCTTAGTTTATCAAAACACAATTTAAGACTTTTTCAAGACTCACTCACTTCAATGATACAAATTTCTTTTTCTTATCTTAAGAATAGATGAGTCATATGCCATGTCAGCACACCTCAAGTCATAAGACTTGGGACTGATCACGCTCTAAAGAGTGCCATGGTTTGTTTTTACCACGTATGCaaaacatattttttattttttatctttTTAATGAGTTGAATGATAATAGGTTCCACGTATAGGTATTATaggtttaatttttatttttatttttttaatgagTTGATTGATAATGCCTTCGTGTAggttttatattgtttgtagaCGATTTATAATCAAGTTTTATAAAATCATGATGTGGCACTAGAACAATGTCAATTGAAGTTTATTATATTGCCATTGCCCTAatacttactttttttttttttttttgacaagagctaaataaactaaactaaataACTGAAATAAAACTAGTTCCAGATTTCCTGCATTTTTGGGCGATCTCATGAGCTTGATGAATGTCCTTCCTCTCCACTTTGATGATTGTGCAGATATGGAAACTTAAAGCAAGTTGCTTGATTTTCCTAATCATCCAAGAAATAGTAACATCGACAGTCATTGCATTCCTTAGGGTTGACACCAAAACTGAGGAGTCTGTCATAATGAAGATTTCTGATCTCTTCTGCTGCTTTACCCACTGCATTGCTTTTAGGCATGTCTCTGTCTCTACCTGTATTGCTGAATTCGCACACCCATAGAAGCCTCCTCCTGGTTGGAAGGGAGCATCATTGTGAAATTTGTAAACCCAACCTCCTCCTGATTGTCCTGTCTTCTTTTCCCATGACCCATCAACCTGCAAAATAGAGTTAGAAAACCTATCTGTAAAGGTCCCTAGTTGGACCAAATCGAAACCCGGAGGAACATGGCCCCCCTGATTGTTTTGGGGTAAGCTTGGTTTAATCGATTTGAAAGTTCTTGACGATTCCAGTATCCTATCAACATTCTGAAGGACCAGACGAGCATGTCCATTTTCATCTCGAAAGATCCTGCTATTCCTCGTAGTCCATAAACTCCATAGGACAGCCACAAACCCATCTATTCTAAGGCTATCAATTCCATCCTTGCTATGAAAGAGCAGGATATGGCTTTGAATCCATTTCTTCAAAGAAACGTCTTCATTAGTTTTTGAGAAAATCTGTAAAGGCGAGCACCTCCATACTAGATCTGCTAGATTGCAAAAGCGAAAAATGTGTTGAGAATCCTCACTAGGAAAGCCCTAATACTTTCGTAGACAAAGTAGTAACCCTTATAATCCACAAAGATTTTTTAAGTTGGTCATTCCAAAGGGTTTAACCTGGTTTTCCTTTCTAtatcaacaaaaaataaaaataaaatagacaAGGTAGTAAACATGGTTGAGGACGATGTTTTCTGTCGAGCTCGCATGTTTTTAGGTCGACTAGGACCAAATCATGACCAGACTCACTAGATATATATTGTGTGAAATTGATGGAATAAATTAGCTTACATCCAATATCTtctaattattaataatatctTTTCCTAATCAACCAATGAGACATAATAGAAATAGTGCATCGTAAGATGAGGCTAGCGGCAAACCTGGATCAAAATCTACGACAAAGATTTTGGTTGTTTCATAAaaaaaagagaaggaaaaaaaaaagaaatagttGAGTTTCCATGGTCGTCGTCTTTAGCCGTTGTAAACAGCAGAGATACAAATCAATTCAATTGCTATATTGTGATATTAAAGAGGTCCACACGCCGTCGGTGATTCACAAACCAGATAGAGACATAGTTTAGAAGATCCATGGTTTGAGAGAGAAGAATCGTGAGGAGGTACTTAGGGGATCAGGGCCtagtagaggagagagaagaagattgaGTGACTAGAGGAGAGAGACGGCAGGTGGTTTCTTGGAAACCAAAAACTTTAAACCACTTTTAATGGTTTGGTGATTTCCGTTGCGGTTTCCCCAAAAGGCCCGAGAAGTGATTTTTTTAAACAGAATCCCCGAACAGTGCTTCGTTCAttttttgattaaaaaaatagaaaaatgaaaaactacAACATCTCCAAACACCCCctaattgtttattttttttggttttagttttttttctcTTAATGTTCAATAAATTGTATGCCCAGATAGAGGCAAGATGGGTTCTTAAATTGTAAAATGAGAATCTCTTCTAAACATCAACATTGTTGAGTAAAAGGCAGTCATATTGTTTGAGCAATTTTTCTAAAGTAGATTTGTTCATTTTACTAACggtaaataaaaaacaaaactaaaatcaattttttgttttcttaaaaCTGAAAAGGAAAAAGTTAAACAAGCCCTTAAAAAGTTGAAAATACAATGACTTCTAGTTAATggaatattaataaaatttgaaGAGCTTTACTAATACCCTTATCGCCATTGATGAAAAAATTaagctttaaaaaaaattgatggaaTAAATTAGTTTACATCTAATATCTtctaattattaataatatctTTTCCCAATCAACCCATGAGACATAATAGAAATAATGCATCGTAAGATGAGGCTAGCGGCAAACCAGGATCAAAATCTACGACAGAGATTTTGGTTGttccataaaaaaataaaagagaagaaaaaaaaaagaaataggtGAGTTTCAATGGTCGTCGTCTTCAGCCGTTGTAAATAGCAGAGATTTGATCAATTGCATTGCTATACTGGGATATTAAAGAGATCCACACGCTGCCGGTGATTCACAAACCAAATAGAGACATGGTTTAGGAGATCTATGGGTTGAGAGAGAATAATCGTGAAGAGGTACTAAGGGGATCAGGGCCtagtagaggagagagaagaagattgaGGAGTGACTAGAGGAGAGAGACGGAAGGTTGTTTCTTGGTAACCAAAACTTTAAAACCACCTTTGATGGTTTTCCGTTGCGGTTTCCCCAAAAGGACCGAGAAGTGGTTTTTTTTTAACTGAACCCCCGAACAGTGCTTCgttcatttttttattaaaaaaatagaaaaacgaAAAACTACACCATCTCCGAATACCCATAAGAAATTAGATTTTATGTGTACAATAACTTCATAGAAAGTTCAACTTGCCTCGTATAACCAAATAAGAATTTCCACGGAACATGAAATTCGGGTCTAGTCTAGAATACCACCATTACACAATTTGGATAGAGAAACACCCTTCAATTTCAGATAGCAAATGCTTTCTTTTTACTAAGCACTCCCTTTCAAAAACcctaatcttacttaagcatcggatgAAATATTCCTttgggaatattcttgttttgcaggaacGCCGTCCGACGTGAGCTGGACAAGACTCTACGTGGAACcggatacctcctcgtcatcaaccattggaaaaactcccacaacatttggcgtcgtctgtggggaggtaaggTAACATGGTAGACGTCCAGCACTTTGGAGACGCACCCATCAATTGCAACGAAATGAATGAGACCACAGTTAATGGTGACCGTCCTCCTCGAGGGAGGGACAAGAGAAGCAACCACTCTGCGGGGCAGGACGACCGTCCTGATCCCCTCCTGAACAACAACCTGAGCAAGTGCTAGTGGAAGATGAGACGGGTCAACCTTTATTTCCCCTAGGTGGTCACTTGAGGGATGACGCTGATACCGTCATGGAGGAGAATCCAGATCTACCGGTGTCAGCGGGTCAGCTAAAAGATATTCTGGCCGGATTTAAGCCGCAGATGGACACACTTCAAGATGAGATCAAGACCATCCTCTCTCAGTCTCATGGGACGGGGATACCATTCTTTAATGGACTCACTCGGTTTAATGTCTGGCGGCAAGACCAAGCTCGAAGTGACGAGCGTGACAGACGTTTTGACAGGACTAGAACCTCTTTTCAGCCTATGGCTCCGCGTCAAATTTTAACAATAGCTCGGCCCGAACCGGGAACATCCAGAAGAGTACCAGTGATTCAGTTAGACAGGCCCCAAGAAACCAAGCTGTCTGACACTGGCTCCACTCCTGTTATGGAAGATTCACCCCTTGCTGCTCTTTCGCGCCGTCCCACCAGAACCAATGTGAGTCGCGTGGACAGTGAGCGGCGTAGAACCTCCAAGGGTAGGAGGCAAGACCCAATATGTCACATTCAACAAGGAGTAGCTGGCCGCATTCTTGACTACACCACCCCGTTTTGTGCTGATATTAAGAATTCGCCTAAGGAGCCTAAAGTGAAGCCGCCAGCTATTGATGCCTATGACGGCACCTCTGATCCTGATGTACACCTCTTGGCCTATTGTcaccacatgtatgtccaagggaCCAATGAAGcaacttggtgcaaatacttcccggcTACTTTGAAAGGTGTCGCCTCAAAATGGTTTGAGAAATTGCCTGCTGGAACAATCAACACTTATGTAGAGCTAGAAATGTTGTTTTTTGCAAGGTTTATGGCCTATAAAGCagaaaagaagacgagcatgcatttggGCCGTATACAACAAGGAAAAGACGAGTCCTTGCGAAGCTATGTGCGACGCTTCAACTTGGAATCGGGGTAAATTCCGGATCTGCCTGATGCGGTGGCCTTTGATAACTTTTTTAGAGGACTTAAGAAAGGTTCCTTTAAGtttaacttggtgaaaaagagtGTGAGAACCATGGCTGACGCCCTGGACGAAGCCGAATCCTTTATCCATGCCACATAAGTCTGTTCCGTCCCAAAAGAGTCTAAGGGAGCTGAGACCGCATACCACCCCCAGCGCAAGGATAAGACAGATAAAAAGACCAACCGTCCAAATGGGACGTGGTCCATTGAGAAGAAGGGGTATCAGGCTAACTCCTCACAGGGGCAGAAGAGAGGACGACCCCTATGATAAAGAGAAATTTGAATACAACACAGACTTGTACACTGTACTACTGGATGTCAGCGATAGATATGAGATTGACCGCCCGTTCCTTATGAAGTCGCCGGTGGAAACCCGGGACAGCTCCCTTTATTGCAAGTTCCATTGTGACGTAGGCCACGATACGAAAGATTGCAAAAGTTTGCGTAGAGCTCTTGATGGATTGGCCGCCAAAGGCTTTCTGAAATCATACCTCAACACGAGTACAGGGGGGAACGGGAAGAAGTTCTATAAGAAAACCGTCATACCGGCGTGATGATAATGACACGGATCCAGAATGCGTAGCAGTTAACTCAGGTGGCCTAGCCGCTGAGGGCCCAACAATGAGAGGGAAAAAGGATTATGCAAGCCGGTTGGGCCAGGTAATGTTGTCAGGCAAAGCCCCAATGGATCACTTCCATTAGTATGACGGTATTAGGCCGTACATTAGTGTCATTAAGAAACTAATAACAACATATCGATTTTATTTATTGCGTATATTTTAAGAAGTCAATTTGTATGAGTATTATTTTGtcattccgatttctccatagCTTATGTTTTAACAAATTAGACCCTTTGCTTGAGCGTACTTGCACCCAAACATTCAGCATTCCAGCACGAGAGTATGGCTTATGCGTATTAGCTTTTGGGGTAATTTTTTTATtctatttgcattaatttcatGACTCTTTCGATTAACATAATTCCAAAAAAATTCATTTGGTACAATTTTGAATTTGCACCCTTTTTTTGTGTTGACATTTTTAACTAAACCAACATATCATGTAGCACGAATGTGTTTTGATTATTTGAATTAGTTGCACGGACGTAcgcatatttatttatttttttcttcataaaCGGGCAAGATTAATTTTGATATGGTAAAGTGGGCGTTATAATCATCTTGCGCAAAGATCTGAGTGTTTCTCGCGCACAAAG
This sequence is a window from Spinacia oleracea cultivar Varoflay chromosome 1, BTI_SOV_V1, whole genome shotgun sequence. Protein-coding genes within it:
- the LOC130463806 gene encoding uncharacterized protein; amino-acid sequence: MVDDEEGFPSEDSQHIFRFCNLADLVWRCSPLQIFSKTNEDVSLKKWIQSHILLFHSKDGIDSLRIDGFVAVLWSLWTTRNSRIFRDENGHARLVLQNVDRILESSRTFKSIKPSLPQNNQGGHVPPGFDLVQLGTFTDRFSNSILQVDGSWEKKTGQSGGGWVYKFHNDAPFQPGGGFYGCANSAIQVETETCLKAMQWVKQQKRSEIFIMTDSSVLVSTLRNAMTVDVTISWMIRKIKQLALSFHICTIIKVERKDIHQAHEIAQKCRKSGTSFISVI